A window of Clavibacter michiganensis contains these coding sequences:
- a CDS encoding acid phosphatase, producing MRGSPGGGRAATAPPYGAGGRSADDPTEGTIITVITTVRPRARVAALLSATAILAVVLAGPGASSAQAATSPAPFDQATIDHVYASDATYDFVPMLDAFPALKSGRPDIMQLNDDMTVQINQTAPKAQSDRAIIDQYADMSVSMSDGLGARLGAIYKAARDAGQLPKTAALLNKENGLVGRGGSTGPAKNHYANPRPYVRFPERLQYRDKPGGNAWAGQDGSYPSGHTSQAFWQGVSLATMLPELAPQILARASDAGNNRIVMGAHYPIDVMAGHMMGQKIVQRRWADPEFRDLYAQAATELRQVLEAGCGATLAVCIAADTPYLPTDQALAVYRQRLTYGFPLVGAAGQPMTVPDVAESLLRTSHPDLTDAQRRQVLALTAIDSGEPLDLGTAGSWERIDLAAAMTAKVTVAADGTVSLAGAATVDPSPAPASSSAPADPGATTAGSAAAAAHPATRGTAHAATLARTGSDLAPGAVTAALGLLVAGGGLVLVRRRRGARGARR from the coding sequence ATGCGGGGTTCACCCGGCGGAGGCCGTGCGGCCACGGCCCCTCCCTACGGTGCGGGAGGCCGATCGGCCGACGATCCCACGGAAGGCACCATCATCACCGTCATCACGACCGTCCGCCCGCGCGCCCGCGTCGCCGCGCTCCTCTCCGCCACCGCGATCCTGGCGGTCGTGCTCGCGGGCCCCGGCGCGTCCTCGGCGCAGGCGGCGACCTCGCCCGCGCCCTTCGACCAGGCCACGATCGACCACGTCTACGCGTCGGACGCGACCTACGACTTCGTCCCCATGCTCGACGCGTTCCCGGCGCTGAAGAGCGGCCGGCCGGACATCATGCAGCTCAACGACGACATGACCGTGCAGATCAACCAGACCGCTCCGAAGGCGCAGTCGGACCGCGCGATCATCGACCAGTACGCCGACATGTCCGTGTCGATGTCCGACGGCCTGGGTGCCCGCCTCGGCGCGATCTACAAGGCCGCGCGCGACGCCGGGCAGCTGCCGAAGACGGCGGCGCTCCTCAACAAGGAGAACGGCCTCGTCGGACGCGGCGGGTCGACGGGCCCGGCCAAGAACCACTACGCCAACCCGCGCCCCTACGTCCGCTTCCCCGAGCGCCTCCAGTACCGCGACAAGCCCGGCGGCAACGCGTGGGCCGGGCAGGACGGCTCCTACCCGAGCGGCCACACGTCGCAGGCGTTCTGGCAGGGCGTCTCGCTCGCGACGATGCTGCCGGAGCTCGCCCCGCAGATCCTCGCCCGCGCGTCCGACGCCGGGAACAACCGCATCGTGATGGGCGCGCACTACCCGATCGACGTGATGGCCGGTCACATGATGGGCCAGAAGATCGTCCAGCGCCGCTGGGCCGACCCCGAGTTCCGTGACCTCTACGCCCAGGCCGCGACGGAGCTGCGCCAGGTGCTCGAGGCCGGATGCGGCGCGACGCTCGCGGTCTGCATCGCCGCGGACACCCCCTACCTGCCGACCGACCAGGCGCTCGCGGTCTACCGCCAGCGGCTGACGTACGGCTTCCCGCTCGTGGGTGCCGCCGGGCAGCCGATGACCGTGCCGGACGTCGCCGAGTCGCTCCTCCGCACCAGCCACCCCGACCTCACCGACGCGCAGCGCCGCCAGGTGCTCGCCCTCACCGCCATCGACTCGGGTGAACCGCTCGACCTCGGCACGGCCGGCAGCTGGGAGCGCATCGACCTGGCCGCCGCGATGACCGCGAAGGTGACGGTGGCCGCCGACGGCACGGTGTCCCTCGCGGGCGCCGCGACCGTGGATCCTTCGCCCGCCCCGGCCTCTTCGTCCGCCCCCGCGGACCCCGGCGCGACGACGGCCGGATCCGCGGCTGCCGCGGCGCACCCCGCGACCCGCGGCACCGCGCACGCCGCGACGCTCGCCCGCACCGGATCGGACCTCGCCCCCGGCGCCGTCACCGCGGCCCTCGGACTGCTGGTCGCCGGCGGGGGGCTGGTGCTCGTGCGTCGGCGCCGGGGCGCGCGGGGCGCACGGCGCTGA
- a CDS encoding FAD-dependent monooxygenase, with amino-acid sequence MTARRVLISGASIAGPALAVWLHRYGVDTVIVERAPELRRGGQNVDVRGAGREVARRMGVEDAIRAATTGEVGTRFVRPDGGAIAEFPAGRSDSGGATAELEILRGDLAQLLVDRTVGATEYRFDDRITGIREERDGVTVSFARAADERFDLVVAADGIGSSTRRLVFGDEPVIRSLGLETSYATIPRTAADDDWWRWYVARGGRSISLRPDPHGTIRAALSTLVDPPAGRDASRRPVEEQRARLRARFADAGWEAARVLDGFDRADDLYYESIGQVHAPRWASGRVALVGDAAYCASPVSGMGTSLSLAGAYVLAGELAAHVDHRDAFRGYERIMRPYVEQAQQLPPGTPRLAHPRSAAGGAAFGLAVRAAATPVASRLGRRFMEPPADRIDLPSYAHLER; translated from the coding sequence ATGACCGCACGACGCGTCCTCATCTCCGGCGCGAGCATCGCCGGCCCCGCGCTCGCCGTCTGGCTGCACCGCTACGGCGTCGACACCGTGATCGTGGAGCGCGCGCCCGAGCTCCGCCGCGGCGGCCAGAACGTCGACGTGCGCGGCGCCGGGCGCGAGGTCGCCCGGCGGATGGGCGTCGAGGACGCGATCCGCGCCGCGACCACGGGCGAGGTCGGCACGCGCTTCGTCCGGCCCGACGGCGGCGCGATCGCCGAGTTCCCGGCCGGTCGCAGCGACTCGGGCGGCGCGACCGCGGAGCTCGAGATCCTGCGCGGCGACCTCGCCCAGCTGCTCGTCGACCGCACCGTCGGCGCCACGGAGTACCGCTTCGACGACCGCATCACGGGGATCCGCGAGGAGCGCGACGGCGTCACGGTGTCGTTCGCGCGGGCCGCCGACGAGCGGTTCGACCTCGTGGTGGCGGCCGACGGCATCGGGTCGAGCACCCGGCGCCTGGTGTTCGGCGACGAGCCCGTGATCCGCTCGCTGGGGCTCGAGACGAGCTACGCCACCATCCCGCGCACGGCCGCGGACGACGACTGGTGGCGCTGGTACGTCGCGCGCGGCGGCCGGTCGATCAGCCTGCGGCCCGACCCGCACGGCACGATCCGCGCCGCGCTCTCCACGCTCGTGGATCCCCCGGCGGGACGGGACGCGAGCCGCCGCCCGGTCGAGGAGCAGCGGGCCCGGCTCCGCGCCCGCTTCGCCGACGCCGGCTGGGAGGCCGCGCGCGTGCTCGACGGCTTCGACCGGGCCGACGACCTCTACTACGAGTCGATCGGGCAGGTGCACGCGCCGCGGTGGGCGTCCGGGCGGGTCGCGCTCGTGGGCGACGCCGCGTACTGCGCCTCGCCCGTGAGCGGCATGGGCACGAGCCTGTCGCTCGCGGGCGCATACGTGCTCGCGGGCGAGCTGGCCGCGCACGTCGACCACCGCGACGCGTTCCGCGGCTACGAGCGGATCATGCGGCCCTACGTCGAGCAGGCGCAGCAGCTGCCGCCGGGCACGCCGCGGCTCGCGCACCCCCGCTCGGCGGCGGGCGGCGCGGCGTTCGGCCTCGCGGTGCGGGCCGCGGCCACTCCCGTAGCGTCCCGCCTCGGGCGGCGCTTCATGGAGCCGCCGGCCGACCGCATCGACCTCCCGTCGTACGCGCACCTGGAGCGCTGA
- a CDS encoding Gfo/Idh/MocA family protein: protein MSAAKPAVPATPAAPAAPATPAAAPVTPTTAYDGPRVRVIHVGLGGWGGDWARNAVPRVAEIEVAAIVDPSEPTREKVRSLLGLPAEAAFASLADALAAVEADAVIVTAPAVTHAPLALEALEAGKHVIVEKPFANSTAEAAAVVRRGEELGLIVQVSQNYRWYPAPRRVRELLAADALGEVATIEIDFRQWDNDEPDDYPHYRFPQPIINDMAIHHFDLIRMVTGREAVRVFARTSRPSFSHYRDPAVASMVIELEGGLIVDYRGSWLHRGPVTPWAGEWRISGEDGELTFTSRGEGVSADRVGIRDADGAERDLDLDLETLPLIGRAAGLRAFALSILGGPPPETSGRDNLGSLALMEAAGRSAESGRFEDVRDPLAE from the coding sequence GAGCGCCGCGAAGCCCGCCGTGCCCGCGACCCCGGCCGCTCCTGCTGCTCCGGCGACCCCGGCGGCTGCTCCGGTCACGCCCACGACCGCGTACGACGGCCCGCGCGTCCGCGTGATCCACGTCGGCCTCGGCGGATGGGGCGGCGACTGGGCGCGCAACGCCGTGCCCCGCGTCGCCGAGATCGAGGTCGCCGCGATCGTGGATCCGAGCGAGCCCACCCGCGAGAAGGTCCGGTCCCTGCTCGGCCTCCCCGCCGAGGCCGCGTTCGCCTCGCTCGCCGACGCGCTCGCCGCGGTGGAGGCGGACGCCGTCATCGTCACCGCTCCCGCCGTCACGCACGCGCCGCTCGCGCTGGAGGCGCTCGAGGCGGGCAAGCACGTGATCGTCGAGAAGCCCTTCGCGAACTCGACCGCGGAGGCCGCCGCCGTGGTCCGCCGCGGCGAGGAGCTGGGCCTCATCGTGCAGGTCAGCCAGAACTACCGCTGGTACCCGGCACCGCGCCGCGTGCGCGAGCTGCTCGCGGCCGACGCGCTGGGCGAGGTCGCCACCATCGAGATCGACTTCCGCCAGTGGGACAACGACGAGCCCGACGACTACCCGCACTACCGGTTCCCGCAGCCGATCATCAACGACATGGCGATCCACCACTTCGACCTGATCCGCATGGTCACCGGCCGCGAGGCCGTGCGCGTGTTCGCGCGCACCAGCCGCCCGTCCTTCAGCCACTACCGCGACCCCGCGGTCGCCTCCATGGTCATCGAGCTGGAGGGCGGCCTGATCGTCGACTACCGCGGCAGCTGGCTGCACCGCGGACCGGTCACGCCGTGGGCGGGCGAGTGGCGCATCTCCGGCGAGGACGGCGAGCTGACCTTCACGAGCCGCGGCGAGGGCGTCTCGGCCGACCGGGTCGGGATCCGCGACGCCGACGGCGCCGAGCGCGACCTCGACCTCGACCTCGAGACGCTGCCGCTCATCGGCCGGGCCGCGGGCCTCCGCGCATTCGCGCTCTCGATCCTCGGCGGCCCGCCGCCCGAGACGAGCGGCCGCGACAACCTCGGCAGCCTCGCGCTGATGGAGGCGGCCGGCCGTTCCGCGGAGTCGGGCCGCTTCGAGGACGTGCGCGACCCGCTGGCGGAGTAG
- a CDS encoding nitroreductase family protein yields MTLTEDATAPSTARTADTAVPVVRELDARWSPRSFDTDATVSDQQLDALLEAARWAPSASNQQPRRFIAARRGTHAFDTIVDALVGFNAAWAVNASALVVAIAETSTVEGEKRPYAAYDLGQAVAHLSVQAQAEGLHTHQMAGVEFDKLSAAFDLPENLQPLTVTAVGTVAPADALEGPLAEREIAPRTRLPLSELVLVRE; encoded by the coding sequence ATGACCCTCACCGAGGACGCCACCGCCCCCTCCACCGCCCGCACCGCCGACACCGCCGTGCCGGTCGTGCGCGAGCTCGACGCCCGCTGGAGCCCGCGCTCCTTCGACACGGACGCCACCGTCTCCGACCAGCAGCTCGACGCCCTGCTCGAGGCCGCGCGCTGGGCTCCATCCGCCAGCAACCAGCAGCCGCGCCGCTTCATCGCCGCCCGCCGCGGCACGCACGCCTTCGACACCATCGTCGACGCGCTCGTCGGCTTCAACGCCGCGTGGGCCGTGAACGCGTCGGCGCTCGTCGTCGCGATCGCCGAGACCTCCACGGTCGAGGGCGAGAAGCGCCCCTACGCCGCGTACGACCTCGGCCAGGCCGTCGCCCACCTCTCCGTGCAGGCGCAGGCCGAGGGCCTGCACACGCACCAGATGGCCGGCGTCGAGTTCGACAAGCTGTCCGCCGCGTTCGACCTGCCCGAGAACCTGCAGCCGCTCACCGTCACGGCCGTCGGCACGGTCGCGCCCGCCGACGCGCTCGAGGGCCCGCTCGCCGAGCGCGAGATCGCGCCGCGCACGCGCCTGCCGCTCTCCGAGCTGGTGCTCGTCCGCGAGTAG
- a CDS encoding serine hydrolase domain-containing protein, translating to MTEILDYVRTWLDHRVWQTRVPGAQVAIARHGEVVLSEAFGVADPTTEAPLTPAHLFRVASHSKTFTATAILQLAEQGALRLDDTLGAHVPELADAGSELAGVTVAALLEHGAGVLRDGPDGDHWQHSGPFPDRAHLLAIATSPGVAKMAPDTAFNYSNVGYALLGLVVEAASGLSYADYLAERITAPLGLRDTTAEYVPARADEYAAASTSLRTSRERTVLPHVDTRAMAAATGVTSTASELVSFFSALVLPDDERLISAASKRVQQRPRYASSLDPAGTRRYGYGLIIERVGSGAHEATVLGHSGGYPGHITRTAVDPASGWAVTVLTNAIDGPASALSTGILELLLADSAATEEERAAVDAPFTGRFVNMWGMQDLQVIGDRFLRIDPTAEHPLDSVDVLERTGDSSARIVEGDGFGSVGEEVTADRGPDGSVDRIRAGGGMTLEPWTRVMVPRSRG from the coding sequence ATGACCGAGATCCTCGACTACGTCCGCACCTGGCTCGACCACCGCGTCTGGCAGACCCGCGTCCCCGGCGCCCAGGTCGCCATCGCCCGGCACGGCGAGGTCGTGCTGTCCGAGGCGTTCGGCGTCGCGGATCCCACCACCGAGGCGCCGCTGACGCCCGCGCACCTGTTCCGCGTGGCCTCGCACTCCAAGACCTTCACGGCCACCGCGATCCTGCAGCTCGCCGAGCAGGGCGCCCTCCGTCTCGACGACACGCTCGGCGCGCACGTGCCCGAGCTCGCGGACGCCGGATCCGAGCTCGCCGGCGTCACGGTCGCCGCCCTCCTCGAGCACGGCGCGGGCGTCCTCCGCGACGGCCCCGACGGCGACCACTGGCAGCACTCCGGCCCGTTCCCCGACCGCGCGCACCTCCTCGCGATCGCGACCTCGCCCGGCGTCGCCAAGATGGCGCCCGACACCGCCTTCAACTACTCGAACGTCGGGTACGCGCTGCTCGGCCTCGTGGTCGAGGCGGCGTCCGGCCTCTCGTACGCGGATTACCTGGCCGAGCGGATCACCGCCCCGCTCGGCCTCCGCGACACCACCGCCGAGTACGTGCCGGCCCGCGCCGACGAGTACGCGGCCGCGTCCACCTCGCTCCGCACCTCCCGCGAGCGCACCGTCCTCCCGCACGTCGACACGCGCGCCATGGCCGCGGCCACCGGCGTCACCAGCACCGCGTCCGAGCTCGTGTCCTTCTTCTCCGCGCTCGTGCTGCCGGACGACGAGCGGCTCATCTCGGCCGCGTCGAAGCGCGTCCAGCAGCGGCCGCGCTACGCCTCCAGCCTGGATCCGGCCGGCACCCGCCGCTACGGCTACGGCCTCATCATCGAGCGCGTCGGATCCGGCGCCCATGAGGCCACCGTCCTCGGCCACTCGGGCGGGTACCCCGGCCACATCACGCGCACGGCGGTGGATCCCGCGAGCGGCTGGGCCGTCACCGTCCTCACGAACGCGATCGACGGCCCCGCGAGCGCGCTCAGCACGGGCATCCTCGAGCTGCTGCTCGCCGACTCGGCCGCCACCGAGGAGGAGCGCGCCGCGGTCGACGCGCCCTTCACGGGCCGCTTCGTCAACATGTGGGGGATGCAGGACCTCCAGGTGATCGGCGACCGCTTCCTCCGCATCGACCCGACCGCCGAGCACCCGCTCGACTCCGTGGACGTGCTCGAGCGCACGGGCGACTCGTCGGCGCGCATCGTCGAGGGCGACGGGTTCGGGTCCGTCGGCGAGGAGGTCACGGCCGACCGCGGCCCCGACGGATCCGTCGACCGGATCCGCGCGGGCGGCGGCATGACGCTCGAGCCCTGGACCCGGGTGATGGTGCCGCGGTCGCGCGGCTGA
- a CDS encoding MarR family winged helix-turn-helix transcriptional regulator has translation MPSRKPDPEAEAAAPAAADLPPLGDGVRSRLRRVTLAQQAFERSIQRTLAVDAMGLAAMDHLVTAGPTTPTELAGRLGISTAAMSLVLNRLEAAGHAHRERHPSDGRKLVVTAADRSSEAAHAAVMPVITGIEEVIASMGDADRATVQDFLDRLVAVYEDATPRHAPEAP, from the coding sequence ATGCCCTCCCGGAAGCCGGATCCCGAAGCCGAGGCTGCGGCCCCCGCCGCGGCCGACCTCCCGCCCCTCGGCGACGGCGTCCGCTCGCGCCTCCGCCGCGTCACGCTCGCGCAGCAGGCGTTCGAGCGCAGCATCCAGCGCACCCTCGCCGTCGACGCCATGGGCCTCGCCGCGATGGACCACCTCGTCACCGCCGGTCCCACGACGCCGACCGAGCTCGCCGGCCGGCTCGGCATCTCGACCGCCGCCATGAGCCTCGTGCTCAACCGGCTGGAGGCCGCCGGGCACGCGCACCGCGAGCGGCATCCGAGCGACGGCCGCAAGCTCGTCGTCACCGCCGCCGACCGCTCGTCCGAGGCGGCGCACGCGGCCGTGATGCCGGTCATCACCGGCATCGAGGAGGTGATCGCGAGCATGGGCGACGCGGATCGCGCTACCGTGCAGGACTTCCTCGACCGCCTCGTCGCCGTGTACGAGGACGCCACCCCCCGACACGCCCCGGAGGCGCCATGA